The DNA region GGCCCCCAGCGGATGGCGCTTGCCCTGTGGATGGTGCGGGTCGTCCACTTGTGCGTAGATGGCTCGTAGGGGAGCCCAATCGGGCCGCATGACTCCTGTCTCCTCTCCGATGAACCAACAGGATCATAGACCCAACTCCCCTCCCACCGAAAACGGAACAGCCCTTACCAGAGCGGCACGCCTCTTGATCGCCCAGGTTGGGGTGGTAGAATCGTCCGCGTCCGAGCCCCAGCGTCCCGACTCACTCCACGCGAAAGGCAACGCGGATGGAAGTTCTCCGGATGGCGGTCATCGGGACCGGCGGTCGCGCGCAGTCACACCTCGCCACGATCCCGAAGCTCGCGGACCGGTACGTGTTGTGCGGCGTCTGCGACCTCGACGCGGAGCGAGCGAAGTCCGCTGGCGAGTCGCGCGGCGTGCCGTGGTTCGTGGACTCCGAAGAGCTGCTCGACAAGGCGAAGCCGCACGTCGTCCTCATCGGGCTGCCGCCGGAGGGTCACCACATCGTCGTGGCGCAGGCGGCGTCGAGGGGCATCCACAGCATCAGCGAGACGCCGATGTCGTTCAGCCTGGCGTGCGCCAAGCGGATGATCGACGACTCCGCACGGTACGGAACGGCGCTCGAAGTGAGCGAGAACGTCCGCCGTTGGCCCCTGGAACGGTTCAAGCGAGCCGTGATCGGCAGCGGCGCTCTGGGCGAAGTGACGCAGATCCACTGCTGGTACGGGAGCGGCATCTACCACGGCATCAGCGCGGTGCGGAACGCCGCGCGAGCGGAAGCCGTGCGCATCGTCGGGTCGGCTCAGAACGTCCAGGTGGACGGGCGCTGGTTCGACCCGTTCATCCGCCGGTCCGTCGGGAACGATCCCCGGACGCCCCAGGCGCCGAAGAACCCGCCGTCTGGTTCCCGTGTCGCCACATGGGAGCTCGGCGTCGTAACGTTCGCGAACGGCGTCTGCGCGGTCATTCAGTATCCACCGGCGCGCGTGCGCGGCAACTACTGGGAGGTCTACCTGACCGGCGGAGAGATGGTCGCGGGAGACTTCTACCGCTATACCGAGGGCGGGCGCGAGGCAGTGCCCTACGAGACCGTCCACACGGAAGTGGACGGCGTTCGCACGATCGACCACATGAAGCTGA from Candidatus Poribacteria bacterium includes:
- a CDS encoding Gfo/Idh/MocA family oxidoreductase; the encoded protein is MEVLRMAVIGTGGRAQSHLATIPKLADRYVLCGVCDLDAERAKSAGESRGVPWFVDSEELLDKAKPHVVLIGLPPEGHHIVVAQAASRGIHSISETPMSFSLACAKRMIDDSARYGTALEVSENVRRWPLERFKRAVIGSGALGEVTQIHCWYGSGIYHGISAVRNAARAEAVRIVGSAQNVQVDGRWFDPFIRRSVGNDPRTPQAPKNPPSGSRVATWELGVVTFANGVCAVIQYPPARVRGNYWEVYLTGGEMVAGDFYRYTEGGREAVPYETVHTEVDGVRTIDHMKLTAPGLPEAIWENPHKGYPLSDTDDIARADAMISVHRNVTEGAELDYGGIGGYRDLEVMIGTRESALRGNQPVPVPISLPIDYDRIQHAAFAERYGHDPLDLVGSSDFRQEAKISAEVGSIR